Proteins from a genomic interval of Pararge aegeria chromosome 26, ilParAegt1.1, whole genome shotgun sequence:
- the LOC120635135 gene encoding U4/U6.U5 small nuclear ribonucleoprotein 27 kDa protein-like, whose translation MGRSPSPRRRDDRRDRRDRDRDRGERRRQRTRSRSRSLDRRRRSPERRRSPSPRRRRSRSISPTPTSSFVPKPKKNFGERPIVTPADLEGKTPEEQEMLKVMGFCGFDTTKGKKIDGNVEGDVHVVLKRKYRQYMNRKGGFNRPLDFVA comes from the coding sequence ATGGGTCGCTCGCCGAGCCCCAGGCGGCGTGACGACAGGCGAGACCGTCGGGACCGCGATCGAGATAGAGGCGAAAGGCGGAGGCAGAGGACCCGGTCACGCTCGCGATCTCTTGACCGCCGAAGACGGTCCCCGGAGCGTCGAAGATCCCCGTCGCCAAGAAGACGACGATCTCGCTCCATATCTCCTACGCCAACATCGTCCTTCGTGCCGAAACCTAAGAAGAACTTCGGCGAGCGACCAATTGTAACCCCGGCCGATTTGGAGGGAAAAACCCCCGAGGAGCAGGAAATGCTTAAAGTCATGGGTTTCTGCGGCTTCGACACAACTAAAGGTAAGAAAATCGACGGTAACGTCGAAGGTGACGTGCACgttgttttaaaaagaaaatacaggCAGTACATGAACAGG